DNA sequence from the Malus domestica chromosome 11, GDT2T_hap1 genome:
AAGCAGAAAcctgaaaaaaaattgcatgaTTTCGAACCAACGTTTGGTAGAGTAACAGCATGTGGACTGCACGCCATTTCTCCTCATTCAAACGCGACATGTTTTTCTATGACAAGCTCGGTGAATCGTACAGTGTAGATCTCAGATGTCCTCTTGGCGATGGTGCTGCAAGAAAAGAAGCCCGGTGCTGCACACCCGAGCCTTCTGAAGTAGTACAACTCCACTTAACAGGACTACTATTATTGGCTAGCCTGGAGGGAACTGCATGCAAGGTGGTGTTGTACAAAACGGGTGATCCACAAAGTAAAGAAGGTTCCTGTGACTCATAACGAGAGAAAGGATTATTCACACGCTTTGAGTTATAACTGGGAGCTGCTGGAACTGGACTGACGGAACAAACTACTTGGCTTTCCCTCAACCCTTCAGAGTACTTTGCAACACTGCAGGTCAAATCAGCTTCACTTTCCGGaacatcatcaatgatgataatTTCTTTACTGGCACTGAAAGCAGAATGTCCATTCTTGCGTTGGCGGTCAGGAGGGTTCATAATTCTCTCCATATGAAACGCGGGTGCTCCTCCAATGGGTTTGCTTATATACCTGTTCTGTGGCATTGGAAAATTATGATCGCCGTTATACTCATGAGGTTCCATGGATGCCACAAAACTGCCATCTGTATGATGCTTTGGAAACAAGCTTGCAGGTCCTCGTGCAACCACTTGTGGTGTCCTCGGATTGCTATAGCTTCTAAAACTGTTGAAGTGCGCTGCACTTGCGTCAAAACATTCCCCCACTTTGTTATGTTGAAAGGAATGATAGAACTGATTCTGAAGATTGCCAGGAACAACTCCTGAGAAGGTTGGAAACTGTGAAGTTAGATGGTTAGTTTGCGCAAGTGGTTGAGCCTGCACCGGTGGAACTGATGTATCTTCCTCTTTGTTGACCACCATCAAATTCTTTCCCATTAGCCTGAGTATCGAATTAGAAGCAGATGGACTAAAAGAATCACTTTCACTGTGACCTGACAACTTCCCTTTGCCATCTGGAGAACCCTTCGAAGGATGGTGACTGGATGATGACTTGGTGACAGGAAAAACTGCCTGTTCAGATCTCAATGTTGTACCACCACTCAGAAAGAACGAGTCTGTCATGTCAGACCCCGACTCCAAATTGTTAGTTCTTGTGTTTGGATTGCCACCCATTTGCTTTCCCATGGCAGGCAGTGCCATTGCTCGCCGCATTAATAGTGGTGATTCTTGATAATTTAAAGCCAAACCCTGAGAAGTTCTCTCCTTTCGTTGACAACAGCATGGCTGATCGTTACTTTTGAAGCTGATAGGTCCCCTCTCGAGAGATATCTTGGTGACCTTAAAGTTTTCTCTATCAAAAGAAAGTCTTTCAGCTGCTGTACCAGTTATATGTTGGGCTGCAGTGGCATTAATTTCTTCAGAAGTACCACTAACTGCACGTGATAGGCCCGGCCTGATCTTGTCCTGAGCAGATTGAGGTCCTATGGAAGATGACGGTTCAGAATGCTTCAGGTCAAACTTTGTCCCTCTGGAATTAGAGATGGTTGATGTTGTAGAAACTGGTGAATCTGATGAATCCCCATCAATAAAATCAAGCTGATCTTGAGATGATTGAACTCGGCTCGTGGTTAGTGACGAATTCCCTTGAAAATCATCCGACCCGATATCCCTAGGGCTTGGCAAAAACGATCCTGGTGGCCCTGGGATAAGTATTGGATCAACCTCAGGAAAATAGCTTCCTTGGCCATCATCAGAGTCCATTTCCTCCATGCTATGAACATTCTGCCCTAGTGTGCCATCTTCCAGTCCATCACCACAAAACATCTCTTGCTCATTACTAATGCTTGGATCAGTTGGACTTGTTACTGCTTCGGTTTCACAGAAACCTATTAGGGCAGGATTTTCACTAACCATGTCACCATCATGGATTTGATCTTCCCTCTCAGAACCTCCCAGGCCATCAACTTTTTCCAGATATTCATCACGAACGGTAACAGAAGTATCCATCTTTTCCCTCTCATCATGTCCATAAAACTCAGGTGCAAATTGAGAACCTTCCAAGGCCATGGGTTCATCCCTTCTAGAGCTACTTAAGGAACCTCTACATTTTCTCCTCTGCAACACAGTGCTTCTGGATACTGATACTTCATCGCTACAATCTTTTCGAAACCGCTTTCCAGCAAAATTATGCATGAAATCATACTGTTGATCAGCCTCAGAATCCCAGGCAGCAACCTCTTTATCTATTTCTTCCCTTTGCCCTTGATTCTTAGCAGCTGAGCAATTCATAGCGACACTGGGACTGGATTCAGTCAAAGATACCCGCCTGCCAATAGCCAACACATTTTTCTTTGGCGGGAGGGATTTCCTGGCATTTGATCTGGGGGCATCACGACTCTTAGATAGTTTTTTGCTAGCGCGAGGGGCACAATCAAAATTTTCGGTGAAATCCGCAGCAGAACCAATTGTATTGTTGCTCAACACAGGTGCAAAGTTCACATCAGAGTATGTACGGTTTAGCGTGCAACTATTAGGCGAAAAAGTTGTGTCTTTGCTAAACTGATGCTGGCTTTGCTCACCAGGAAAGGGGCTTCCTGCTCTCTTTCTCCAAGGAGAGCAGTCACTTTTCTCACTAGCTTGAGCTTCATCACATGCATTCTCTGTGCTCCCACTTTTTTCAGGAGAAGAAATTGGATTTCCAGACAAATTCATTACCTTTCTACCACAGTTTCCCTCCACACGACAGTTATCTAAATATGTTTGATCACTCTCAACCAAAAAGTCCTGAGACACATGCTTCTTGTTCAACTTCTTTACAACACCAGTGCGTTTGGAGCAAGCCCATCCTCTTAAAGCTCCAGCATTACAGGAATTGAGCTGCTCTTCCATTTGCTGTCCTTCCTCGGAATTTTCTTTCGCTTCACATGTTTCTTGACCCCCATGAATCTGTTTAAAAACAATTCCACCGCATGTTAATTTTGAAAAACCACCACATTTGCAACATAGCGGATTATTAACCTTTCAATTCAATGGAAAAAGCAGTGTTAGCACCAACGAAAGCATTGGGATTCAAGCATATTGAGAGCTTCTTTATTCGTTTTCCTTCTGTTGCATCGGAAGCGCATGTTGTTTATAAGGTGGTGAGACCTATGCAGAAAGTAAGTAAATACAGAAAGCAAGAGTGGCGTACCTGAGAAGAATGAGCCTTAGGAGAGAGAAGATCTTTGCTTTGAGGAGCAAGTTTAAGGTACTTCTGATGTTTAGATGGATGGCGCTTTTGCTTTTTCGCTGAAAGGAATTTGCTTCCTTTGCCGGGTTTCAAAGGTTTTCTTGGTCGAAGATGCTCTACCTCTTTAGGCACTGATGGAGATGGTGCATCATCAAACTTCGATAAAATCCTAACTTTCGTGCCATTGGCGTCTACATAGACTGGACCGACATCAATATCATCAGGATGGACTGAGGATACTCTTCGCCTTTTCTCTTCAACCGGCACCTCAGACTTCTTATCCCGAGTAGGAAAGCTTGAAACGCTCGTGGCCCAGCTCGAGCCATTTCTTCTATCGAGATCTTCTAATGTGCAATGCTGGGCAGTAGTATATATATCCACCATCAATTTGGTCTTCCTCGGCTTAATTCTGTACCTTGTAACCGGTTTTGAATCCACAGCCCACTTGGGAGTTGCCTCCCCAGAAAGGCACTGATCAATATGAGCATTCAAGGTGGTATTAGAAGATGATGAGAAGGTTTTGCAAACAGGGCAAGTTTTTGAAGTCATTGTTTCTGAAATGGTAGTAGCATTCGACGCAATATCTTCGGTTGATCCTCTCTCTGAGTGGCTACCGAATTTCACCACCAATCTGCACTTCTTACCCGAGGGTCGCGTCGTGTTTCCGGTCTTGTTAACAACAACAACGGGGGGACCTGCAGCTTCAAGTACTTCAACTGATGCAGCTTCCAAGGAAGTATCAATTTCTAACGGCAACCTCGACGGCCTGTTCGTAGGAACTGACTCTTCTATTTCAGATTGAGAAACACTCGTAAGTGTGGATGGAAAATCATTTTCTCCTTCAGACCTGCATGAAGTGGTTGTTGTAGTCTCTGTGCAAGCTTCTGTTAGCTTTTCCTTCAACTTGGTATCGTTTGACGAAGACTTTAATACTGCATGATCATCTTGCCCGGAAGATTCTGAAACATCAAGATtgcttttcttttcactttcaaCCGTACATCTCTTGACGGGTTGGTTTCTAACTGCATCAAGCTTCTGAAATGGCGGCAACAGATCGTTCACGCCATGTTTCAAGCAAAGTTGCAAATTCTTCTGAGAAAAAGGCCAGTTGGTCTCGATATCTTTGCTCCGGGATGTAAAAACATAATCTCTGCGCAACGTAAAAACATCATATACGTCTGATTCTTCACACAAATGGTCAATTCCAATGAGCTAAGCTTAGCCACCTTTAGACTAGGTCCAAAGAGAACTCAAACTTTATTGTATGAAAATTGCTAATCAAAGAAGGGAATATATACATGGACCATGGaactaaaaaggaaaaagaaaatacacaAACAGTAGAGTAATATCCATGTGATGTCTGCAGAAATGGTCTTAGGGATTCATTAAAACTCGGGCGTCACCATTTCATGTAAGTCTCTCTCTTCTAAATAACACCGTCTGAGAGACTAATTAAAACTCATGGGAAATTAAGGTAGGGTGACATGAAATCACAAGCAACAATTAACATTGAGTTGGGTGGATTATCAGCATGGATTAGGGAAATTAATCACATGAAGAAACGTGTGGTTTTCAGGGGGATTAAGAGCCGTGAAcgactttcttttttttgggtgaCAAGCCGTGAACGAGTTTCGTTTATTAGCCAAAGCAGGGAAAAAAAAGCCCCAACACACTAAAAATAGAGACAAAGATGGGGTGGTCATGACTCAAGGCCCCCCATATGTTGGATGAGCCACAAGCAACAACAACACGCATATTTGCATCTCTCTCTGGATCTGACTCGACAAGCTctaagatgatatgagataagcTTTGAGATCACACAAGAAAAGAGAGAAGCGGTTAGAACCCCAtgtaagaaaaacaaaaacccaagtTAGGATCATCATTAACtgttcatattttcatttctacagagagagagagagagagagagagagattatacCTGATGGAGAATTTAGGAAGGGGTGGATTATTAGATAGATCTAGTGGCTGCTCATGACTAGTACTAGCATCTTTGATGATCAAAGGCTGGGGATGATGACATGGGGGATCTGGTGGAAGTTTTTCAAAAGATAACATCTGATGGAaagctgcttcttcttctctcttctactTGTGCTGTTTTCCCAACAGTCACAAGCTCTAGTAATATCTTCTCTACCTCCACACCTTATCTTGAACTTAGATTTCAGCATATATAAtgaccctttctctctctaagtctCTTTCTCGCTCTAGaactattactgttcactccaAGCAGCACCAGAAACACTAGCAGAAAGCAGCAGAGATGAAAAATCAAACAACCCCACTGGAATCTTCATCCATAACATCAATCTgcaattgagagaaatgaaaaggAGCATGAGATCATGGGGTTTTGGGGAAAGATCCCAGACTTTGAACAAGGTGGAAGATTATTATTAGTAATACTCCAGACCCTTCCAGAAACGTTATTTTATGTGATGGGAATGAGTGAAATTAAagcatttgaaatatttttttcaaaagaaaaatcaaaacaagaagGAACCCAATTGAGCAAGCAAAGAACAAAATAGGCAAATAACAAAACTCAACAAGCAAAGATATTCAATTTTGTTGGAGTCTAAAAGTTCTTGGGAGTGATATTTTATGTGGaaatatttctcaaattttgagACTTTAGAATCAACAATCCACTTGCTATCATAGTTGAACAACCAATCCAATCTCCTTAgagcaaaatcacaaaagattTGAAGTTTGCAAAAGCAAGAGATCATGATTCATGAGCTCCCCAAAAGAAGAATTTTTTTAGACAAGAAATTAATCCCACAAAACCCCAACAAGTAGAGTGAGTAAGAGAAGGAGGTTTACAAAAAAGTCCAAATCTTTGAGCATGCCAAACAAAATCTAGTTTAAATCCCAACACATCTGAGAAAACAAAATCTAGTTTAAATCCCACAACCAGATTCTGATCTTGTTTCCATTTGTGCAAGCAAGAACATACTGAGTGGTCAAAGAAAACACGAAAAAAAGATGCAGTTTTTGAGGAAGAGAAAACAAACCCAAGATCAAAGAAATCGCAGCGCTGATGGGATTATTTGGTTTTGAAGCctcttttttctgggttggtTCCGACTGAGAAATGAGAAAGAAAagatgaagtctttgaagacTACTATGCAACTctagagggagaaagaggaagagagagagagagagaagtgagaAAAACAGGACCACCCACTCACACATCAAAAAGGGCATCAGGTTCTCTTTCTCTCCATAAAGCGGGTTTGTACCATATTAAACACCCCCGATTCACCTCCCATCTGTGAATATGCGTTAAAGAGAGttttgaagagagagaaagagatacagatagagagagaaagagaaagtaggagagagagagaggaagtgtGTGGTGGTTTTTCGTCTTGTAAAATAAACAAAGGAAATACAATACAAAGCTGTCCTATCCTGTACCTACCCTACACCCTCATATGTCATATTTTatcaacttttcttttcttctcaatTTTGTAATCCTTGATTTTTATCGTGGTCATTGCCCCTCTCAATTGTCTGTtttgctctctttctttctctttaatttcaATCTCACACGGCCCATGTTGTCCCACTACACGACAATCTCACCCTGTTGACAATTATAGACACCATGGAAATATCACActtttaccccccccccccccccatcccCCCATCCCCCCATCCCACCCCCACACTTCACTCTCCTGTAtgtagagaaattttttattcggACAGAAATACGAATGGTAcattacgtgtttttatataactgacgatttaagttattaattttttaacacatatatcccatcatttgtataatgacatgtgaTGTACCACCTCATGTGACGGTCACGctgaaaaatctttttttttttaatgttagtATACAAAAGTAAGAGGAGTTTTTTTTCATATTGCTATTATTTTTCAAATAGAGCAGATTATCTGCCTTCTAATTTCCTGTGTCCTTCTGTgtccttttgttttgtgtgatcatggttaagtcatgtcaatattttatattattttttaataaagataataagataaaaaaatagtaatataaaatgttgatgtgactTAACTCTGATCACACAAACAGACATAAGAGAAGTGGGAGAGCCGAGAATGTGACTCATTTTCAAATAGTTTGATATGTTatgttatatattattttatcggCCAATGTAATTGTTAACTAGTTTAATGGATTTGTGTCATTCGTTAGGCATGTATCTCGTTGAATACAGTTTGATATGTTATCTTATCAACCAATTTAGCTTTTAAGATGAACTAAGAGCAACGACAGTTTAATATGTTATCTTATCAACCAATCTAGCCTTTAAGATGAACTAAGAGTCTTAAAAGAAGATGTAGGCATAGAGGTGAGAATCTTGGAGATTCTCTAATCAcattcgttcattgtatatcgtgcgatcaaaTATCAATgtaaatctttttatttaaaattaaatataaacaggacatgacgaaaactgaccgtaAGATATACAATAAACGGATGTGGTTGAAGATCTTGAGatcttcacaaagaggatccggagaggatcctcattcggcATAATGTCCTTTGTCTTGAGGTAATACTTATGTGAAATGTTTGCCTACTCCTTGTGTTGTCAGTCGTAGATGTCTATTTAGTCTTTCAGGTTTGGTAATACGTATGTGAATTGTTTGCCTATTTCTTGTGTTGTCAGTCGTAGATGTCTATTCAGTCTTTCAAGTTTGGATAATGCTATAGAGACTAAATTTGGagacaaagttttgaaaactaaaggacatggaATTGATGATTGATTGATTACTTAAACGTTAATAAACGTGCTTATTCCTATTTGTGACACAttgtttagtttacaaatttagtctccctaacattacgcTTTGGGTTGTGTTATTTAAGTTGTTCAACTTATGCTACAAGCCTAATGGATTTAATATCAATGGACCAAGAAACCAAAAATTTGTTTTACCCAAGTCGACATATTCTTAACCTAGACATTTGACATCCCTGCATTAACTGACTTAATCACCTCTGTCGTTGTCTTAAAGGATACTCTTGTTGGTGGGCGATATGTTAAAGAGTTCTAATTAGCGAAGCAGGTGAGCGATTAGAAGCTTTTTATGAATCAATTGTGAATTTAAACCCCTTTAAGTTTTCCCATTTATCGTGAACCATTATCTATAATCTTTAGGGTTTATATTAGGGTGTAAATGAGACCTAGCAATATATCACAATTACGTAAACTAAGTATTATCAAAGATGCATCCTTTTGAACGACACTTAGAGATGTATCCTTTTGAACCTGACTATAGTATCAAAGATCAACAACATATTAATAAGACAACGATGATATCTCAAATTTAAAGATCAATTTACATTATTGCAACTTAGAGATCTTATTTATCATTCCATATGCCATATCTAAATTGATAATGTTTAGTGTACTCAATCTTCATTGACCACTTACACAATTCATCTTAGTGTccccaaaacaaataacatgAGACCAGTTATCCTCCTAATTAAGCATAGCGTGTATTTGTTCTTTAAGAAATCATATGACTAGCACAGTTTAAGTTCTAAGCTCAACGAAGGAAATGTATCCATAATCGAACTTCTTTAgattattttctttctatttcttaTTCTTTGGACTTGTTTAAGGAAATCACTATGAGTAGTATTGTTATTGTAAGcaacatatttgccccttgatATGATTCAGATAAGTAAGTATATGaaatattcataaaaaaatcatcacacGACTGATTTGTATgacatatttataaaaaaaataaaataaacactatCAACGAGTCTAAAATATCAATTAGTTCAATGCATTTTCATTATTCGCCAGTTATTACTCGCGGTTTTATATGCACCTTATCAAAACAATCTAATCTCAATATGTTCCATTATTATTTACGTTTCTGAAGTCATTCGCTAGTTACTATTTGGTTGCATAGGAAGATTTCAAACCCTAAATCAAGCATGCTCGATCACACTCGTCACCCTACACCCACCCTCACTAGTGGGTAACCCCTTGTAGCTTCAAATCAACATTAAACTACCAGATAATCTATCAATGTCAAAATTAAGCGTGCATTTAATAAGATCTTATATTAtccacaaaatcaagcccatCATATTTGAATCTATAGTCCTCATGTATAATCCAAAAATATAACATTCCAATCTAGATAGTCCTAATGCATCAACGTGCTTATTACCTTATAATATTGTAACTTGTTACTTATCTTTTTGGTTGGATTCTTGTTATCATTAGAAAAATATAGGGCAATATACCATATAAGCCTGCGGGGTTCCCTGCTCTTGTTCTGCTTTGGTGTGGTCTACTCATTGAATACGAACatctttgacccaaaaaaaaaaaaagaatacgaACATGCTCATAGTCTATTTTAACATCTTCTTTTGCGCAATTATtttaacattattttttta
Encoded proteins:
- the LOC103422751 gene encoding uncharacterized protein, whose translation is MLSFEKLPPDPPCHHPQPLIIKDASTSHEQPLDLSNNPPLPKFSIRDYVFTSRSKDIETNWPFSQKNLQLCLKHGVNDLLPPFQKLDAVRNQPVKRCTVESEKKSNLDVSESSGQDDHAVLKSSSNDTKLKEKLTEACTETTTTTSCRSEGENDFPSTLTSVSQSEIEESVPTNRPSRLPLEIDTSLEAASVEVLEAAGPPVVVVNKTGNTTRPSGKKCRLVVKFGSHSERGSTEDIASNATTISETMTSKTCPVCKTFSSSSNTTLNAHIDQCLSGEATPKWAVDSKPVTRYRIKPRKTKLMVDIYTTAQHCTLEDLDRRNGSSWATSVSSFPTRDKKSEVPVEEKRRRVSSVHPDDIDVGPVYVDANGTKVRILSKFDDAPSPSVPKEVEHLRPRKPLKPGKGSKFLSAKKQKRHPSKHQKYLKLAPQSKDLLSPKAHSSQIHGGQETCEAKENSEEGQQMEEQLNSCNAGALRGWACSKRTGVVKKLNKKHVSQDFLVESDQTYLDNCRVEGNCGRKVMNLSGNPISSPEKSGSTENACDEAQASEKSDCSPWRKRAGSPFPGEQSQHQFSKDTTFSPNSCTLNRTYSDVNFAPVLSNNTIGSAADFTENFDCAPRASKKLSKSRDAPRSNARKSLPPKKNVLAIGRRVSLTESSPSVAMNCSAAKNQGQREEIDKEVAAWDSEADQQYDFMHNFAGKRFRKDCSDEVSVSRSTVLQRRKCRGSLSSSRRDEPMALEGSQFAPEFYGHDEREKMDTSVTVRDEYLEKVDGLGGSEREDQIHDGDMVSENPALIGFCETEAVTSPTDPSISNEQEMFCGDGLEDGTLGQNVHSMEEMDSDDGQGSYFPEVDPILIPGPPGSFLPSPRDIGSDDFQGNSSLTTSRVQSSQDQLDFIDGDSSDSPVSTTSTISNSRGTKFDLKHSEPSSSIGPQSAQDKIRPGLSRAVSGTSEEINATAAQHITGTAAERLSFDRENFKVTKISLERGPISFKSNDQPCCCQRKERTSQGLALNYQESPLLMRRAMALPAMGKQMGGNPNTRTNNLESGSDMTDSFFLSGGTTLRSEQAVFPVTKSSSSHHPSKGSPDGKGKLSGHSESDSFSPSASNSILRLMGKNLMVVNKEEDTSVPPVQAQPLAQTNHLTSQFPTFSGVVPGNLQNQFYHSFQHNKVGECFDASAAHFNSFRSYSNPRTPQVVARGPASLFPKHHTDGSFVASMEPHEYNGDHNFPMPQNRYISKPIGGAPAFHMERIMNPPDRQRKNGHSAFSASKEIIIIDDVPESEADLTCSVAKYSEGLRESQVVCSVSPVPAAPSYNSKRVNNPFSRYESQEPSLLCGSPVLYNTTLHAVPSRLANNSSPVKWSCTTSEGSGVQHRASFLAAPSPRGHLRSTLYDSPSLS